From Coffea arabica cultivar ET-39 chromosome 2e, Coffea Arabica ET-39 HiFi, whole genome shotgun sequence, the proteins below share one genomic window:
- the LOC113740668 gene encoding uncharacterized protein: MAIALWFYDACIPINAVNSPFFQKAIDQIASMGHGYKSPSYHSLRVNLLRNAKRDVKLVVDSFRSTWTETGCTIMGDGWKDTRQRPLINFLVYCPKGISFIKSVDASDIVTSAENLCNLFAEIVEMVGSNNVVHLVTDNASNYKAAGSLLSERYPNICWSPCAAHCINLILKDIGEMNDVKAIVSLASTVTVFIYNHKFTLNWLRKTTGWKEIIRPGETRFATTFIALKSLHDHKDSLQSLVTSGDYKQFLRIEKGKDVKQIVLDERFWNNCLIMVRIMGPIIRLLRICDTDERPSLGYVYEGMFRAINGIKRLFRNKERLYKPYIDIISDRWDRMLRKNLHAAAYYLNPAFQYESATFCTHPEVINGLLDYIETKVDWCNPEKLSQEVGMYRERQGSFGRKLAILTSKSDRPENWWKLYGCDAPNLQKLAIRILSQTASSSGCERNWSVFERIHTKKRNRLEHQRLNDLVYVHYNLRLQHRFDHRKRSYDPIDYESIDKTEFWVIEEEQDGELNCDELEEELEELPKDDSQLVEDDESEVGEHNDIDLEAFQRRRLLDDDEDNDWLN, translated from the exons ATGGCTATTGCTCTTTGGTTTTATGATGCTTGCATTCCTATAAATGCTGTTAAttctccattttttcaaaaagctATTGATCAAATAGCATCAATGGGTCATGGTTACAAAAGTCCATCCTATCATTCTTTGAGGGTTAATTTGTTGCGAAATGCCAAGAGAGATGTGAAATTGGTTGTTGATTCTTTTAGAAGTACTTGGACAGAAACTGGTTGCACTATAATGGGTGATGGATGGAAAGACACTAGGCAAAGAccattgattaattttttggtttattgtCCTAAGGGTATTTCGTTCATTAAATCTGTGGATGCATCTGATATTGtaacaagtgcagaaaattTGTGCAATTTATTTGCTGAAATTGTTGAGATGGTTGGTTCAAATAATGTGGTGCACTTAGTTACTGATAATGCTAGCAATTATAAAGCTGCTGGGTCTTTGTTAAGTGAAAGATATCCGAACATTTGTTGGTCACCGTGTGCTGCACACTGCatcaatttgattttgaaagaCATTGGTGAAATGAATGATGTAAAAGCTATAGTGTCTCTTGCTTCAACGGTGACTGTTTTTATTTACAATCATAAGTTCACTTTGAATTGGTTAAGAAAGACTACAGGGTGGAAAGAAATTATTCGTCCAGGTGAAACTCGATTTGCAACTACCTTTATTGCATTAAAAAGTTTGCATGATCATAAGGATAGTTTGCAATCTTTGGTTACTAGTGGGGATTACAAACAATTTCTGagaatagaaaaaggaaaagatgtgAAGCAAATCGTTTTGGATGAAAGGTTTTGGAATAACTGTTTGATTATGGTGAGAATAATGGGTCCTATCATTCGTTTATTGCGTATTTGTGACACTGATGAAAGGCCTTCATTGGGTTATGTTTATGAAGGCATGTTTAGAGCAATAAATGGCATCAAAAGGCTGTTTAGAAATAAAGAGAGATTGTACAAGCCTTATATTGACATCATCAGTGATAGGTGGGATAGAATGTTGAGAAAAAATCTACATGCTGCCGCTTATTATTTGAATCCTGCTTTTCAATATGAGAGTGCCACATTTTGTACACATCCAGAGGTTATAAATGGCTTGCTTGATTATATTGAAACAAAAGTGGATTGGTGCAACCCTGAAAAATTATCGCAAGAGGTTGGAATGTATCGGGAAAGACAAGGGAGTTTTGGCCGCAAACTTGCTATTCTTACTAGCAAATCTGATCGGCCag AAAATTGGTGGAAGTTATATGGTTGTGATGCTCCGAATTTGCAAAAGCTTGCAATTAGAATTTTGAGTCAAACTGCTTCTTCTTCTGGGTGTGAACGTAATTGGAGCGTTTTTGAACGCATTCACACTAAAAAAAGGAATAGGTTGGAGCACCAAAGACTTAATGATCTTGTATATGTGCACTACAATTTGCGTTTGCAACATAG GTTTGATCACCGAAAGAGATCTTATGATCCCATTGATTATGAATCTATTGATAAAACAGAATTTTGGGTCATAGAAGAAGAACAAGATGGCGAGCTTAATTGTGATGAATTGGAGGAAGAACTCGAAGAACTTCCTAAAGATGATTCTCAACTAGTTGAAG atGATGAAAGTGAAGTTGGGGAACATAATGATATTGATTTGGAAGCATTTCAGCGTAGGCGCCTTttggatgatgatgaagataatgaTTG gttaaattga
- the LOC140036996 gene encoding norbelladine synthase-like has protein sequence MFGTLSDELEVKAPASEAWKVYGTLLLADVVRQQLPDVLHKIDVLEGDGGPGTKLKLTFPPDNKLISYSKEQFVVVDDQKMVKVAEVFEGGYLNLGFTLYRVTFQVFPNLNDESSCTTKCILDYELKEDAAENASLINIQPFTAIMKAAANYLETGNATPTATTNN, from the coding sequence ATGTTTGGAACATTATCTGATGAGCTTGAGGTCAAGGCGCCCGCAAGTGAAGCTTGGAAAGTGTATGGGACGCTGCTACTGGCGGATGTGGTTCGCCAACAACTTCCTGATGTTCTACACAAGATCGACGTACTAGAGGGCGATGGAGGTCCGGGGACCAAACTGAAGCTCACTTTCCCACCGGATAACAAGCTGATATCCTACTCCAAAGAGCAGTTTGTGGTGGTGGATGACCAGAAAATGGTGAAAGTAGCAGAGGTTTTTGAAGGTGGATATCTCAACCTGGGGTTTACGCTCTATCGAGTTACTTTCCAAGTATTTCCAAATCTAAATGATGAATCTTCATGCACCACCAAGTGCATTCTTGACTATGAGCTCAAGGAAGATGCTGCTGAAAATGCTTCTCTTATCAATATTCAGCCCTTCACTGCCATCATGAAAGCTGCTGCCAATTATCTTGAGACAGGCAATGCCACACCCACTGCAACAACCAACAATTGA